In Achromobacter pestifer, the DNA window CGGATCGGATCACCTTCGTGCTGCGCACTCCGGCATTCGCCCTTGAGGCGGCTCGGCGCGCTCATGATTGGGCCTCCAGCGTGCGGGCCAGCAGGCGGTCCAGCTTTTCCGGCGTGACGCGGGCATGGGGCCGGCCGTCGATCATCACCGCCGGCGACTGGGCGCACAGGCCCAGGCAGTACACCGGTTCCAGGGTGAAATCGCCGTTCTTGCTGTTGGCGTGGAAATCACAGCCCAGCGCCGTGCGGGCATGGGCGGCGAGGTGTTCGCCGCCCATGGCCTGACAGGCTTCGGCGCGGCAGACCTCCAGGGTGTGGCGCGCGGCGGGTTCGCTGCGGAAATGGGGATAGAAGGTGATGACGCCGTGGACCTCGGCGCGGGACAGGTTCAGGGCCTCGGCGATGGTCTGCACCGCCGCGGCCGGAATACAGCCCAGTTCATGCTGGACCGCATGCAGCACGGGTAGCAGCGGGCCGGGCTGGTCCTTCAGCTGGGCGAGTATGCGGGCGGTGGCCGCGATGGCCGGGGTGGGGGACGCTTGGGCCGCGTCCAGGGCCATCTGGCCGCCGCGGGCGCCGCCGCTGGACGCCAGATCGGATGTTGCCTCGCGCTGTTGCACGTCGGTCTCCTCCTGTGTTGCTGTTGTGTCGGGCTGGATGTTTTGCGGTTTTATATGTTTTAAAAAGCATATAAAAATCCTTCCAGCCGCGTTATTTGTGTACTCTAGCGGGGTAATTCACCGTCTTCAATAAGAAATAAATGACATATAAGTTCCGTATCGGGCTGCGGCCTCAATGGAGCCTGGGCGGAGACGACGACCCGGCGCCCGTACCGCTGCAGGATATGCTGGCGCTGCTGTCGGCGATCGACGCCACTGGCAATATTGCCGGGGCCTGTCGCGCTTGCGGCCTGTCGTACCGGCACGCCTGGGGCGTGCTGCGCCGTTTCGAGGCCATCTTCGGCACGCAGCTGCTCATCACCAACCGCCGTCAGGGCACGCAACTGGCGCCCTTCGCGCAACGCCTGCTGTGGGCCAACCGCCGCATCGAGGCGCGCCTGATGCCGACGCTGGACAGCATGGCCTCGGAACTGCAGGAAGAACTGGAGCGCCTGCTGCCCGAGAGCAGCCCGCACCTGAGGCTGCACGCCAGCCATGGTTTCGCGGTGGAATCGCTGATGCAGCACATGGGCAACCGCAAGCCTGGCCTGGAGCTGCGCTATCGCACCGCCATCGAGGCCTTGGCCTCGCTGGAGCGGCATGAGTGCGACCTGGCCGGCTTCCAGGTGCCCTTGGGCGATTTCGAAGCGCCCATCATGGAGCGCTATGCCCAATGGCTGCACGCGGACGAGTACATGCTGATCCACCTGGCGGTGCGCAACGCCGGCTTGTTCGTCACCGCGGGCAATCCCAAGCACATAAGCGGCATGGCGGACCTGGCGCGGCCCGACGTGCGCTTCGTCAACCGCCAGATCGGCTCCAGCACCCGGTATCTGGTGGGGCTGATGCTGCAGCGCGCGGGGGTCTCGATCAGCGAGGTCCAGGGCTACGAAACCAATGAATTCACCCATATGGCCATCGCCGCGCACATCGCCAGCGGCATGGCCGACACGGGCGTGGGGGTGGAGACGGCCGCCTGCCGCTTCGGCCTGGACTTCATACCGCTGGTGCGCGAGCGCTATTTCTTCGCCATCCGCAAGTCCTCGCTGGAGACGCCCGCCATGCGCGACCTGCTTTCCATCATGCGCAGCCCCGACTATGTCGGCTACGTCAGCCAGCTGGCGGGCTACGACGCCCGCGATACCGGCCGGCTGCAGTCGCTGCAGGAGGCCTTTCCATGAGCGCGCAACGCGATGCGCCGGGATATGATGCTCCCATGAGCAAAGTGATCTTTCTTGCCGATCGCCGCAGCGGCCCGTTGGCCCCTCTGGCGCCCGGCGAACTGCCGCCGCACGGACAGCCCGCGCTGGACCAGCGCGCGCGTCCCCTGCGCGACCTGCGGATCTCGGTCACGGACCGCTGCAACTTCCGCTGCACCTACTGCATGCCGCGCGAAGTCTTCGACAGCAGCTACACCTTCATGCCGCATTCGGCGTTGCTGTCGTTCGAGGAAATCAGCCGCCTGGCGGGCATCTTCACGCAGCTGGGCGTGGAGAAGATCCGCTTGACCGGCGGCGAGCCGTTGCTGCGCAAACACATCGAGAACCTGGTGGGCCTGCTGGCCGAACTGCGCACGCCCGCCGGAAGTCCGCTGGACCTGACGCTGACCACCAACGGCAGCATGCTGGCGCGCAAGGCCGCCGCGCTCAAGAGCGCCGGGCTCACGCGCGTCACCGTCAGCCTGGACGCGCTGGATCCGGCCATGTTCCAGGGCATGAGCGACAGCGGCTTCACGCCGGACGACGTGCTGCGCGGCGTCGACGCCGCGGCCGAGGCGGGGCTTGCCCCGGTCAAGGTCAACATGGTGGTGCGGCGCGGCCTGAACGACGGCCAGATCCTGCCCATGGCCGAACGCTTCCGCCATTCCGGCCACATCCTGCGCTTCATCGAATACATGGACGTGGGCAACACCAATGGCTGGAATCTGGCCGAAGTGGTGCCCAGCCAGGAAGTGCTGGACCGCATCGGCGCGGCCTATCCGCTGGAGCCCGTGGTCAGCGGCGAAATGGGCCGCGTGGCCGAACGCTGGCGCTACCTGGACGGCGGCGGCGAGGTCGGCGTCATCTCCAGCGTCACGCACGCCTTCTGCGGCGGCTGTACCCGCGCGCGCCTGTCGCCGGAAGGCAAGCTCTTCCTGTGCCTGTTCGCGCACGACGGCTACGACTTGCGCGCGCCGCTGCGCGACGGCGCCAGCGACGCCGAACTGGCCGGCATCATCGCGGGCATCTGGGCGGGGCGCAACGACCATTACTCCGAACTGCGCGGCCGCAACATGGCCGACCCGGCGCGCAAGATCGAGATGAGCTACATCGGTGGCTGAAGCGCCTGCCGGCAAGGGCATCGCCGGCCTGATCCTCGCGGGCGGCCAAGGCATGCGCATGAACCGCCAGGACAAGGGCCTGGTCGTGCTGCGCGGAGAGCCCATGGTGGCGCACGTGGCGCGCCGGCTGGCGCCGCAGGTGTCGCGCTTGATCATCAGCGCCAATCGCCACCTGGACCTTTATGGCCGGTATGGCGAG includes these proteins:
- a CDS encoding substrate-binding domain-containing protein; the protein is MTYKFRIGLRPQWSLGGDDDPAPVPLQDMLALLSAIDATGNIAGACRACGLSYRHAWGVLRRFEAIFGTQLLITNRRQGTQLAPFAQRLLWANRRIEARLMPTLDSMASELQEELERLLPESSPHLRLHASHGFAVESLMQHMGNRKPGLELRYRTAIEALASLERHECDLAGFQVPLGDFEAPIMERYAQWLHADEYMLIHLAVRNAGLFVTAGNPKHISGMADLARPDVRFVNRQIGSSTRYLVGLMLQRAGVSISEVQGYETNEFTHMAIAAHIASGMADTGVGVETAACRFGLDFIPLVRERYFFAIRKSSLETPAMRDLLSIMRSPDYVGYVSQLAGYDARDTGRLQSLQEAFP
- the moaA gene encoding GTP 3',8-cyclase MoaA, coding for MSKVIFLADRRSGPLAPLAPGELPPHGQPALDQRARPLRDLRISVTDRCNFRCTYCMPREVFDSSYTFMPHSALLSFEEISRLAGIFTQLGVEKIRLTGGEPLLRKHIENLVGLLAELRTPAGSPLDLTLTTNGSMLARKAAALKSAGLTRVTVSLDALDPAMFQGMSDSGFTPDDVLRGVDAAAEAGLAPVKVNMVVRRGLNDGQILPMAERFRHSGHILRFIEYMDVGNTNGWNLAEVVPSQEVLDRIGAAYPLEPVVSGEMGRVAERWRYLDGGGEVGVISSVTHAFCGGCTRARLSPEGKLFLCLFAHDGYDLRAPLRDGASDAELAGIIAGIWAGRNDHYSELRGRNMADPARKIEMSYIGG
- a CDS encoding formate dehydrogenase subunit gamma, whose protein sequence is MQQREATSDLASSGGARGGQMALDAAQASPTPAIAATARILAQLKDQPGPLLPVLHAVQHELGCIPAAAVQTIAEALNLSRAEVHGVITFYPHFRSEPAARHTLEVCRAEACQAMGGEHLAAHARTALGCDFHANSKNGDFTLEPVYCLGLCAQSPAVMIDGRPHARVTPEKLDRLLARTLEAQS